A single genomic interval of Aureliella helgolandensis harbors:
- a CDS encoding putative 2-dehydropantoate 2-reductase: MSRKTSYAILGTGALGGLYGGMLANSGVGDVHFLLRSDFQQVKSAGLRVESIGGDFLLTSPQVYQSPADMPKVDVAIVCWKTTANDALPEALAAVCGPRTLVLVLQNGYQIEEDAARIVGAENVLGGCCFLCSNKIGPGHIRHIDYGRIAFGEYSPKLAGSITPRMQQLADEFRQAGIDMQPAEDLQTVRWRKLVWNIPYNGLSVILQADTRAIMDSPAASALTESLMRDVQGAAAACGSAVEDEHIQKMLGDTRKMVPYDSSMLLDYRAGRPIEVEAIFGNPIRAALKAGYRSTKIEVLYEQLRFLGERQTRNLTPVT, translated from the coding sequence ATGAGTCGGAAAACTAGCTATGCCATCCTCGGTACGGGAGCCCTTGGTGGGCTCTACGGTGGAATGCTTGCAAATTCTGGAGTGGGAGATGTTCATTTTCTGCTCCGGAGCGATTTTCAGCAGGTAAAGTCGGCAGGATTGCGGGTGGAGTCTATTGGGGGGGATTTCCTGCTCACGTCCCCTCAGGTCTATCAGTCCCCCGCGGATATGCCCAAAGTAGATGTGGCAATTGTCTGCTGGAAGACAACCGCCAACGATGCATTGCCAGAGGCATTGGCCGCGGTCTGTGGACCGCGAACGCTTGTGCTGGTTCTACAAAACGGCTACCAGATCGAGGAGGATGCCGCTCGCATAGTCGGGGCGGAAAACGTCCTGGGAGGCTGCTGCTTCCTGTGTAGCAATAAGATAGGTCCGGGGCATATTCGACACATCGACTATGGGCGGATCGCTTTCGGTGAGTATTCGCCCAAGTTGGCGGGCAGCATCACCCCTCGCATGCAACAGCTGGCGGACGAATTTCGGCAAGCAGGGATCGACATGCAGCCGGCCGAGGATCTGCAGACGGTGCGGTGGCGAAAGTTGGTATGGAACATTCCCTACAACGGGTTGAGCGTGATCTTGCAAGCGGACACAAGAGCGATCATGGATTCTCCAGCGGCAAGTGCGTTGACGGAATCGCTGATGCGCGATGTCCAAGGAGCTGCTGCCGCCTGCGGGTCTGCCGTGGAGGACGAGCACATCCAAAAAATGCTGGGAGACACTCGAAAGATGGTCCCCTACGATAGCAGTATGCTCTTGGACTATCGGGCTGGCCGCCCGATCGAGGTCGAAGCAATTTTTGGCAATCCGATCCGGGCCGCGCTCAAAGCCGGGTATCGGTCTACGAAAATCGAAGTCCTGTACGAACAACTTCGATTTCTGGGAGAACGGCAAACGAGAAATCTGACGCCCGTGACCTAA
- a CDS encoding DUF1559 family PulG-like putative transporter, whose amino-acid sequence MRSRTGMLLMFVLCLGCNRAEEARRKATQHNLKQIELALKNYHETHESPDSELSHVIAAETEYYTTSPQQGRPPDGKFPAGTKVSIVEEAGSYVLVKSEDGVEAYVGAGAVKPQGNLGMPEIIDGSC is encoded by the coding sequence ATGCGTTCGCGTACCGGCATGTTACTGATGTTCGTTTTGTGTCTTGGCTGCAACCGTGCCGAGGAAGCTCGTCGCAAAGCCACCCAGCATAATCTTAAACAAATCGAACTTGCTCTAAAGAATTACCACGAAACGCACGAGTCGCCTGACTCGGAGTTGTCGCACGTTATCGCCGCCGAAACCGAATACTACACGACCAGCCCACAACAGGGCCGACCACCAGATGGAAAGTTTCCGGCAGGCACGAAGGTCAGCATCGTCGAGGAGGCAGGCAGTTATGTGTTGGTGAAATCAGAGGACGGTGTCGAGGCGTATGTCGGTGCGGGTGCGGTCAAGCCCCAGGGAAACTTAGGCATGCCTGAAATCATTGATGGCAGCTGCTGA
- a CDS encoding DUF1559 domain-containing protein yields the protein MNQHGFCSHDQPRRRRHNGFTLLELVVVIAIIGILLALTLVAVQSARESARRMQCQSNQRQVLQAVHSFEASRGSLPSLYNGTSLKYPLQEWDLFHMHSWRVELLPYLEQTKLRDSLDWSAFATDAINAPIAQSVVPVLVCPSGPDPRQNMGSGRSHASPPVGLPPAPVATTYFAARSDYDAMAGIQVLVPNPLPSGSNGFETVFFRWGVWGWPDFGNGTIAGTQLKRYRAGKFSDITDGLSNTIAVVERGGKPIDLLRGKPHVTPYNPNADYPGQPGWNASNTFAWSMSHHQVGVNQSNSTGIYSLHSGGANVAMADGSVKFLSESTDFNTLVKLFSRSGGPND from the coding sequence ATGAACCAGCACGGCTTTTGTTCTCACGACCAGCCCCGCAGGCGTCGGCATAATGGATTCACGCTGTTGGAGTTAGTGGTTGTTATTGCAATCATCGGGATTCTGCTGGCGCTCACCCTTGTCGCAGTGCAATCTGCTCGCGAGTCTGCGCGTCGAATGCAGTGTCAGAGCAATCAGCGTCAGGTATTGCAGGCGGTTCATTCCTTCGAAGCTTCTCGGGGTTCGCTTCCGTCGCTTTACAACGGCACTTCGCTAAAGTATCCGCTTCAGGAGTGGGATCTCTTTCATATGCATTCGTGGCGTGTCGAGCTTCTTCCGTACTTGGAACAGACGAAGCTTCGAGATTCACTTGACTGGTCGGCGTTTGCAACTGATGCAATCAACGCACCCATTGCTCAATCAGTTGTTCCGGTTTTGGTCTGTCCGTCGGGCCCCGATCCTCGACAAAACATGGGTTCGGGGCGATCGCATGCATCGCCACCAGTTGGACTACCGCCCGCCCCTGTTGCAACAACGTACTTTGCGGCTCGAAGCGATTACGATGCGATGGCGGGGATTCAAGTCTTGGTGCCCAACCCACTCCCCAGTGGAAGCAACGGATTCGAAACCGTTTTCTTTCGCTGGGGTGTATGGGGATGGCCAGATTTCGGCAACGGAACAATCGCTGGTACACAATTGAAACGCTATCGAGCGGGAAAATTCAGCGACATTACCGATGGTTTGTCGAATACGATCGCGGTGGTTGAGCGTGGTGGGAAGCCGATTGACCTACTACGTGGCAAACCGCACGTCACTCCGTACAATCCGAACGCAGACTACCCCGGTCAACCCGGCTGGAACGCAAGTAACACCTTCGCGTGGTCGATGAGTCATCACCAAGTTGGTGTGAATCAGTCGAACTCGACCGGCATCTATTCGCTTCATTCCGGTGGTGCCAACGTCGCAATGGCGGATGGTTCAGTCAAATTCCTTTCCGAATCTACTGACTTCAACACATTGGTCAAGCTTTTTAGTCGTTCGGGCGGTCCCAATGATTAG
- a CDS encoding S9 family peptidase, with protein MILNRRLISCLIIGVLVLSSPMAGAAERLTPEKMWDLARIGDAAVSPDGQTLAYLVTRYDLEENAGTASLVLQTLETGASSQASQVARAFETQLRAPEGRTVLKDIKGLSSLGWLNHPGGAKLIYIAPTEGEEGKPQAWLLDPQGGEPQQLTELEAGIGNLKASPAGNAIAFTADVKMDKSVKEIYADLPKADARIIDALLYRHWNEWHDYAYSHVHVMPIDAELKPGKVVDLMVSLKADCPVPPFGGAEQFEFSPDGLELALTLKLVNNPAESTDTGVYLTSIEGGALKNITPGMPGYDMEPRYSPDGRYLAFHSMERPGFESDRNRIMLYDRQANSLRELTVALDQTAHNATWTSDSQSLYFYSETRGTTQVFQIDVATSSVKQISEGRFDFALVASIPGTPRVIVRQQSMLRPVELAMIDSTTRAVTTITDVNGAIYANLELPKVEERFFTATDGKQIQNWVILPPEYDPASDKQWPMLTYCQGGPQGQIGQWFSYRWNFHMMASKGYVVLAVNRRGLPGFGREWNDQISGDWGGQAMQDILASTDGMLADPKIDRQRVAAIGASFGGYTVYWLMGHAESRFSAMIAHCGVYNLESMYGSTEELFFVNWDLGGPYWQSQEIAQKYADFSPHKFAGNWKTPLLVIHGEKDFRVPVTQGMEAFTAAQVQGVPSRFLYFPEEGHWVMSPQNGVVWGRVFFDWLDRYCKQP; from the coding sequence ATGATTCTTAATCGTCGTTTAATAAGTTGTTTGATCATTGGAGTACTCGTATTGTCGTCTCCCATGGCTGGCGCCGCTGAGCGATTAACCCCTGAGAAAATGTGGGATTTGGCTCGGATTGGTGATGCTGCCGTCTCGCCCGACGGACAGACGTTGGCCTACCTGGTGACGCGCTACGATCTGGAGGAGAACGCGGGAACCGCCAGTTTGGTGCTACAGACGTTAGAGACTGGAGCATCCTCCCAAGCCTCTCAAGTGGCCCGTGCTTTTGAAACCCAGCTCCGCGCGCCGGAGGGACGCACCGTATTGAAGGATATCAAGGGCCTGAGCTCTCTAGGCTGGCTCAATCACCCTGGCGGTGCCAAATTGATCTATATCGCTCCCACCGAGGGGGAAGAGGGGAAGCCTCAAGCTTGGCTACTCGATCCCCAAGGCGGAGAGCCTCAGCAGTTAACCGAGCTGGAAGCGGGCATTGGCAACCTAAAAGCATCACCAGCGGGCAACGCCATCGCCTTTACCGCTGACGTCAAAATGGATAAGTCGGTGAAGGAGATCTATGCCGATCTCCCCAAAGCGGACGCCCGCATCATCGATGCGCTCCTCTACCGTCACTGGAATGAGTGGCACGATTATGCTTACAGCCATGTCCATGTGATGCCGATTGACGCGGAGCTCAAGCCGGGCAAAGTCGTCGACCTCATGGTTTCACTCAAGGCGGATTGCCCAGTGCCTCCGTTTGGCGGCGCGGAGCAGTTCGAATTCTCGCCCGATGGGCTGGAGCTGGCTCTAACTCTGAAGCTGGTCAACAATCCTGCGGAGAGTACCGATACCGGTGTCTACTTGACGAGTATCGAGGGGGGAGCGTTAAAGAACATTACCCCAGGCATGCCTGGGTACGATATGGAGCCTCGCTATTCGCCCGACGGACGCTACTTGGCATTTCACTCCATGGAACGCCCCGGTTTCGAATCGGATCGCAATCGCATCATGCTCTACGACCGTCAAGCCAACTCCTTGCGTGAATTGACGGTTGCCCTCGACCAAACCGCGCACAACGCAACCTGGACTTCGGATAGTCAGAGCCTCTATTTTTATAGTGAGACGCGTGGTACCACCCAAGTCTTTCAAATCGACGTCGCCACGTCGAGCGTCAAGCAGATTTCAGAGGGGCGATTTGACTTTGCGTTGGTCGCTTCAATTCCCGGCACTCCCCGGGTGATTGTCCGCCAGCAGAGCATGTTGCGCCCGGTCGAATTGGCGATGATTGACAGCACGACGCGCGCGGTGACGACTATTACGGATGTGAATGGAGCGATCTACGCCAACCTTGAACTGCCAAAAGTGGAAGAGCGATTTTTCACGGCGACCGATGGCAAGCAGATTCAGAACTGGGTCATTTTGCCGCCGGAGTACGACCCCGCCTCGGATAAGCAATGGCCCATGCTAACCTACTGCCAAGGTGGTCCCCAAGGACAGATTGGGCAGTGGTTTTCCTACCGTTGGAATTTTCACATGATGGCTTCCAAGGGCTACGTCGTACTTGCCGTGAACCGTCGCGGTCTGCCTGGTTTCGGACGTGAATGGAACGATCAGATTAGTGGTGACTGGGGGGGGCAAGCCATGCAGGATATCTTGGCTTCCACGGACGGCATGTTGGCCGATCCCAAAATCGACCGACAACGGGTCGCCGCGATCGGGGCAAGTTTTGGTGGATACACCGTCTACTGGCTCATGGGACACGCCGAGAGTCGCTTCAGTGCCATGATTGCACACTGTGGAGTTTACAACCTGGAATCGATGTACGGATCGACCGAAGAGCTGTTCTTCGTCAACTGGGATCTGGGCGGCCCTTACTGGCAAAGCCAAGAAATTGCTCAGAAGTACGCCGATTTCTCCCCTCACAAGTTTGCGGGCAATTGGAAGACGCCCCTGCTGGTCATCCACGGAGAAAAAGATTTCCGCGTTCCGGTAACCCAAGGAATGGAAGCCTTTACCGCCGCTCAGGTCCAGGGCGTTCCCAGCCGTTTCCTCTATTTCCCCGAGGAAGGGCACTGGGTCATGTCGCCGCAAAATGGAGTGGTGTGGGGCCGCGTCTTCTTCGACTGGCTAGATCGCTATTGCAAGCAGCCTTAA